One segment of Arcanobacterium phocae DNA contains the following:
- a CDS encoding endonuclease domain-containing protein has product MASVCTIAEFARRQPTYPQLWTARDALLPISGTLENMEKQVFRRWQLPAPLNTSERKLRRAVEQGVLVRLKHRWYAVAQTDRLAVTAANSGMLIGCCTAARKWGLWVPFEKTPHLIGDRKSCQQAIAGAIIHRALDGYGRLGVHYPPCKAPHIVCSLIEALEQIVHYHDAETGLIVLESALNQRKIDLVTADQIISSAQKRKQPILRRRISTAQSGSETRVRNFLQSLGVMVHAQKVIPGVGRVDLLVGRSLVIECDSTTFHSEPLNVNEDRRRDAQQVQLGYTVVRLSYHQVWLDWEATQAYIQAVLHTQNHLKPPRPLRMPINRRGFR; this is encoded by the coding sequence ATGGCCTCGGTTTGCACTATTGCCGAGTTTGCTCGACGCCAGCCGACTTATCCACAACTGTGGACTGCTCGCGATGCCTTGTTGCCTATATCTGGCACCCTAGAAAACATGGAAAAACAGGTATTTCGCCGTTGGCAGCTGCCCGCTCCGTTGAATACCAGCGAGCGCAAACTTCGCCGTGCCGTGGAGCAAGGCGTTCTTGTTCGGCTTAAACACCGCTGGTATGCCGTTGCACAGACAGACAGACTAGCAGTTACCGCTGCCAACTCCGGAATGCTTATCGGTTGTTGCACCGCTGCCCGCAAGTGGGGATTATGGGTTCCGTTCGAGAAAACTCCACATCTTATCGGCGATCGAAAATCGTGCCAACAGGCTATTGCCGGAGCGATCATTCACCGTGCACTCGATGGATATGGGCGTCTAGGGGTGCACTATCCGCCATGTAAAGCCCCGCACATCGTATGTTCGTTGATCGAAGCGTTGGAACAGATCGTTCACTACCACGATGCAGAAACCGGGTTGATAGTTCTCGAGTCTGCATTAAACCAACGCAAAATCGATTTGGTCACGGCGGATCAGATTATTAGTAGTGCCCAAAAACGCAAGCAGCCTATTCTCCGGCGCCGAATCAGCACTGCCCAATCCGGTAGCGAAACACGAGTCCGAAATTTTCTACAGTCACTGGGCGTCATGGTCCATGCCCAAAAAGTTATTCCGGGAGTGGGACGAGTAGATCTGCTGGTTGGTCGTTCGCTCGTTATCGAATGTGACAGTACTACGTTCCACAGCGAACCCCTTAATGTCAATGAAGATCGGCGCCGGGATGCCCAACAAGTTCAGCTCGGCTACACCGTTGTGCGACTGAGCTATCACCAGGTTTGGCTAGATTGGGAGGCAACACAGGCCTATATTCAAGCTGTTTTGCACACCCAAAACCACCTCAAACCGCCGCGTCCATTGAGGATGCCGATTAATAGACGCGGCTTCCGGTAG
- the def gene encoding peptide deformylase — MLYPIHVYGSPVLHKTSAEVKIFDSKLATLAEDMFETCEVAPGVGLAAPQIGLDLAMFVWMYDGPEHTGPKRGVAINPSLLIEPVDVLEPTVSDEEGCLSFPGYQYGLRRSPRAVLHAQDEKGKWYDLEATGWFARILQHEYDHLKGRIYVDRLTGKPAHQVEKVMKREKWNVPGIVWMPGEDELYEASAEELAHLDEMSKYFADIKDEPQQPDKGASFGLSK, encoded by the coding sequence ATGCTTTATCCAATTCACGTCTACGGTTCGCCGGTTCTCCATAAAACCAGCGCAGAAGTAAAGATTTTTGACAGCAAACTTGCCACCTTGGCTGAAGATATGTTCGAAACATGCGAAGTTGCTCCAGGCGTAGGTTTGGCCGCTCCGCAGATCGGCCTTGATCTGGCAATGTTTGTATGGATGTATGACGGTCCAGAACATACTGGCCCGAAACGTGGTGTGGCCATCAACCCTTCGCTCTTGATTGAGCCAGTTGATGTTCTAGAACCAACTGTTTCAGATGAAGAAGGATGCCTATCCTTCCCTGGCTACCAGTACGGCCTGCGCCGCTCGCCACGCGCAGTCTTGCATGCTCAAGACGAAAAAGGCAAGTGGTACGACCTCGAAGCAACCGGCTGGTTCGCCCGCATTTTGCAGCACGAGTATGACCATCTCAAGGGCCGTATTTATGTTGATCGCCTCACTGGTAAACCGGCTCACCAAGTAGAAAAAGTGATGAAGCGCGAGAAGTGGAACGTCCCCGGTATTGTGTGGATGCCTGGTGAAGACGAACTATATGAGGCAAGCGCGGAAGAATTAGCACACCTGGATGAGATGTCGAAGTATTTTGCGGATATTAAAGATGAGCCGCAGCAACCTGACAAAGGGGCGAGCTTCGGTTTATCAAAATGA
- a CDS encoding DUF1846 domain-containing protein: MGFHIGFDREKYIEMQSKHIVERRAKIGGKLYLEMGGKLFDDNHASRVLPGFTPDNKIVMLEQIADEVEIVVCLNAKDLQRQKMRSDVGITYDEDVLRLIDIFRERGFLVENVVMTQFEESNALAVTFMQRLERMGVRVARHRIIPGYPSNVDVIASDEGLGKNDYVQTSRDLVVVTAPGPGSGKLATCLSQIYHEAKRGVKAGYAKFETFPIWNIPLDHPVNLAYEAATVDLDDANLIDPFHLEAYGESVSSYNRDIDVFPLLHTLLQRIAGESPYKSPTDMGVNMAGYCISDDEAVREASRQEIIRRYYQARVEERKEALDSTLSDRVRHIMRKAGVTTADRKVVAPALKRAQETGGPASAIELPDGTIITGKTTPLLGCSAGMLLNALKHLAGIDQDALLLSPQSIEPIQALKTEHLGSRNPRLHTDEVLIALSVSAGTSQDARNAMAQLKNLKHCNVHVTTILGSVDETIFRNLGVYVTTEPVFQRKSLYQKK, from the coding sequence ATGGGCTTCCATATTGGGTTTGACCGTGAAAAGTACATCGAGATGCAGTCCAAGCATATTGTGGAGCGTCGCGCAAAGATTGGCGGCAAACTATATTTGGAGATGGGCGGGAAGCTTTTCGATGATAACCATGCATCGCGAGTTTTGCCTGGGTTTACTCCGGATAACAAGATCGTCATGTTGGAGCAGATTGCCGATGAGGTGGAGATTGTTGTCTGCTTGAATGCGAAGGATTTGCAGCGGCAGAAGATGCGGTCGGACGTGGGGATTACGTACGACGAAGATGTGTTGCGGTTGATTGATATTTTCCGAGAGCGTGGGTTCTTGGTGGAAAATGTGGTGATGACTCAGTTTGAGGAGTCGAATGCGCTCGCGGTGACGTTCATGCAGCGTTTGGAGCGGATGGGCGTGCGGGTGGCTCGTCACCGGATTATTCCGGGCTATCCGTCAAATGTTGATGTGATTGCTTCGGATGAGGGTTTGGGCAAGAACGATTATGTTCAGACGTCACGTGATTTGGTTGTTGTGACGGCTCCGGGGCCGGGTTCTGGCAAGTTGGCTACTTGTTTGTCACAGATTTACCATGAGGCTAAGCGTGGCGTGAAGGCTGGTTATGCCAAGTTTGAGACGTTCCCGATTTGGAATATTCCGCTCGATCATCCGGTGAATTTGGCTTATGAGGCCGCTACTGTGGATTTGGATGATGCGAATTTGATTGATCCGTTCCATCTGGAAGCCTATGGCGAATCGGTTTCTTCGTATAACCGCGATATTGATGTGTTCCCGTTGTTGCACACGTTGTTGCAACGGATTGCGGGTGAGTCGCCGTATAAGAGCCCTACCGACATGGGCGTCAACATGGCTGGTTACTGCATTTCGGATGACGAAGCTGTCCGGGAGGCGTCGCGTCAGGAGATTATTCGTCGTTATTACCAGGCTCGAGTTGAGGAACGTAAGGAAGCGTTGGATTCGACTTTGTCGGATCGCGTTCGTCATATTATGCGTAAGGCTGGGGTGACGACGGCGGATCGGAAGGTGGTTGCGCCAGCACTGAAGCGGGCGCAGGAAACTGGCGGTCCGGCGTCGGCAATCGAATTGCCTGATGGTACGATCATTACTGGTAAGACCACCCCATTATTGGGATGCTCGGCAGGAATGTTGCTGAATGCGCTGAAGCATCTGGCGGGGATCGATCAGGATGCGTTGCTGCTGTCGCCGCAGTCGATTGAGCCGATTCAGGCGCTGAAGACGGAGCATTTGGGTTCGCGTAATCCGCGGCTGCACACCGATGAGGTGTTGATTGCGTTGAGTGTGTCTGCAGGTACGAGCCAGGATGCGCGTAATGCGATGGCGCAGTTGAAGAATCTGAAGCATTGCAATGTTCATGTGACAACGATTTTGGGTTCGGTTGATGAAACTATTTTCCGAAACTTGGGTGTGTATGTGACGACGGAGCCGGTTTTCCAGCGCAAGTCGTTGTACCAGAAGAAGTAG